ATATTGACTTTATGAAGAGCACTTACTGGAATTATAGGTGCATTTTCAGCCCACGTGCCTTTTACAAATTGTTTTATTTCCCTATACTGCGCTAATGCGTCTTCTTTAGATACAACATCAACCTTATTTTGTACTATAACTAAATTCTTTACCCCAATTATTCCTAATGCTACGAAATGTTCTCTCGTCTGAGGTTGTGGGAAAGGCTCATTAGCAGCTACTACTAGGATTGCACCATCCATAAGTGCTGCTCCGGATAACATTGTAGCCATTAATACTTCATGACCCGGTGCGTCGATAAATGAAACTCTTCTAAGAAACTTAGGTTCTTCATCAGATCCACATGATTTGCAAGAAGGTTCTGTCACATACCCTTCGGGTTTTTTACAATTGTCACAGAGACCGATGCTAGCTTCTGCGTATCCTAATTTTATCGTCATACCTCTCTTTAATTCTTCAGAATGTTTTGATGTCCAAATCCCAGTTATAGCTTGGACTAGTGTAGTTTTACCGTGATCTACATGGCCAACTACACCTATGTTTACTTCTGGCTGAACCTTAGGCCAAGGCAAAAACTATTTCACCTTACTATTATAGTGTTTACTTGCACTATTTCTTGACTAATCATATTTCCTCTTATAGTTTTTCTTCTTCTTTCTCCATCCTCTTTAGGATGAAAACCAGGAGGTCCACTTATCAAAATTTTACGTTTAGCAGCACCAGTAACATCAAACCTCATGGGGAATCCAGAATTGTCAGATCCCCCAGTTATCTTTAACTTAAATGGTACTCCTAATATTTGGCTTGCATCGAACGTATCACCTATTTTTAGACCAATTAAATTTGTTGCTTTAGTTTGATCAACACTTATCTGAAATGTCTTAGTTCTGTATGCTATCGCTTCAAAGTCTTCTGCTCCAAATTTTTCTCCCATAGTTTTGCTTATCCAAATCTCATTATCTGGAACATTATTGTCTACCTCGACTCTAAAATGACCTTTCACCTTTACTTTTTTGTCACCCTCTTGCTTGGTTATTTCTATTGTAACTAATGTATCTAAATTAAGGGACTGCTTAGTTTTCTCATTCATTTTAGCTTGAGGTATTGCTTTTCCTTCTTTTTCCCCAGATATAGATTTAACTTGTTCATTTACTTTGACCTTAACTTTAGCTCTCTTAGGCTCTATAGACTGGGGATCTGAAATAACAATCTTGAAGTCCGGCATCTGAACAATGCCACCTTTTGTGTGGTATACTTAAAACAAATATATAAAATCGCATACTCATAACTCATCTGATATTCCCTTGCTAGGTGTTTTGTTAGTTTTGCATGGAAGTAAGATTCCAGAATGGAAAAACGTTGGAATTAAATATGCGGAATATTTATCTAAGCATTTTGACCTAGTGGAGTTTGGATTTCTAGAGTTTAATACGCCAACTCTGAGTGAAGCCCTTAACAACCTCCTAAATAAAGGTGCGGACAAGATAATAGTAGTCCCATTATTATTTGCAACTGGAACACATTTCAAGAGAGATATTCCTAAATTGCTAGGCATAAAAGAAGACAGTAAAAAAATACGATACCTCAATAGAGAAATCGAAATAATAATAGCAGATCCTTTAGGTTTTGATGAGAAAATAGGGGAGGTACTAGTTAAAAGAGTTCATGATGCTTATAACAAAAATACCTAACTTGCACCAGCTACTAATAATTCAGCTCTGGCAGGATCATAAATCCACTCTTGCGGGAGCTTATTAATGCTCTTATAATATCTAACTAAACGTCTGATTTTAGACTCGATTTCCTCTAGTCCTCTTTTTGCAGTTCTATCACGTGGATATTCATTTAGATGTCTTCTTACGTTTACAGCTTTTCTTATTAAATTGAAAAGATCCTCAGGTATTTGAGGAGCTAAGTTCCTCTCTTCTAATATCTTAGTAACTTTTTTACCTACTATTTGCTTAACTAGTGGAATTCCGTATTGATCTCTCAATATTATGCCAATCATTGAAGGAGAATATCCTCTTTTAGCAAGTTCCTCTACTAACATTTCTACTTCTTCTCTAGTTAACCTTACCCACTTAGGAGCACCAGCCCTAGCAGGTCTTATCGAGTGAGATTTTCCCCTGGCCCTTCTCTTATTCACACAGCTTCACCAAATTATTACTTAATCTAAGTTATACTATACCCTTTCTTTTTAAGTTCTTCTCTTACTATCTTCGTGCCCTCCACCATTGATACCAATTTTTGATATGCAATTTTTCTTGATAGCAATTTCAGTCCACAATCAGGATTTATCCATACTTTTTCTGGAGGGAAGTATTCTAAAATTTTATTTATATCACTTGCTACTTCTTCTGGTGTTTCAACCCTTCTATTATGCACATCTATTACACCGGCTCCAAGTTCTTTGTCAAAGCCATTCTTCTTTAGGAGTTCTAATGGTTTATAGTTGTATATTTTTAACGCAAAGTTAATTTGGTCAACTTTGATTTCATTCAAATATGGCGCCACTAAGCTATAATCGCCATAACATATATGCATAACTAACTTAGCGTTAATACCTTTAACTGCTTCGTTTAATGCTTCAACAGCCCACTTTACATCTTCTTTTCTAGTATGTAAAGCGGGTTCGTCTATTTGAATCACCTTAGCTCCAGCTTCTACTAGGTTTCTCATTTCTTGATTAATTATTTTCGCTAAATCAAAAG
The nucleotide sequence above comes from Sulfolobus tengchongensis. Encoded proteins:
- a CDS encoding 30S ribosomal protein S6e, whose protein sequence is MPDFKIVISDPQSIEPKRAKVKVKVNEQVKSISGEKEGKAIPQAKMNEKTKQSLNLDTLVTIEITKQEGDKKVKVKGHFRVEVDNNVPDNEIWISKTMGEKFGAEDFEAIAYRTKTFQISVDQTKATNLIGLKIGDTFDASQILGVPFKLKITGGSDNSGFPMRFDVTGAAKRKILISGPPGFHPKEDGERRRKTIRGNMISQEIVQVNTIIVR
- a CDS encoding 30S ribosomal protein S15 produces the protein MNKRRARGKSHSIRPARAGAPKWVRLTREEVEMLVEELAKRGYSPSMIGIILRDQYGIPLVKQIVGKKVTKILEERNLAPQIPEDLFNLIRKAVNVRRHLNEYPRDRTAKRGLEEIESKIRRLVRYYKSINKLPQEWIYDPARAELLVAGAS
- a CDS encoding CbiX/SirB N-terminal domain-containing protein, whose amino-acid sequence is MLGVLLVLHGSKIPEWKNVGIKYAEYLSKHFDLVEFGFLEFNTPTLSEALNNLLNKGADKIIVVPLLFATGTHFKRDIPKLLGIKEDSKKIRYLNREIEIIIADPLGFDEKIGEVLVKRVHDAYNKNT
- a CDS encoding methionine synthase, coding for MSKLPLLPTTVIGSYPRPKWLREAIRLHKAGKISDEDLQEAFNDAVITVLYDHYKAGIDVPTDGEVRRDEMVEFFAERIKGFKFYGPVRVWGTAYYRKPSVVRKIEYNRPMLVDEYIFARSVSYTDNLKITITGPYTIAEWSYNEYYKNKRDLTFDLAKIINQEMRNLVEAGAKVIQIDEPALHTRKEDVKWAVEALNEAVKGINAKLVMHICYGDYSLVAPYLNEIKVDQINFALKIYNYKPLELLKKNGFDKELGAGVIDVHNRRVETPEEVASDINKILEYFPPEKVWINPDCGLKLLSRKIAYQKLVSMVEGTKIVREELKKKGYSIT